One Alligator mississippiensis isolate rAllMis1 chromosome 1, rAllMis1, whole genome shotgun sequence genomic window carries:
- the MAB21L1 gene encoding putative nucleotidyltransferase MAB21L1 produces the protein MIAAQAKLVYHLNKYYNEKCQARKAAIAKTIREVCKVVSDVLKEVEVQEPRFISSLNEMDNRYEGLEVISPTEFEVVLYLNQMGVFNFVDDGSLPGCAVLKLSDGRKRSMSLWVEFITASGYLSARKIRSRFQTLVAQAVDKCSYRDVVKMVADTSEVKLRIRDRYVVQITPAFKCTGIWPRSAAHWPLPHIPWPGPNRVAEVKAEGFNLLSKECHSLAGKQSSAESDAWVLQFAEAENRLQMGGCRKKCLSILKTLRDRHLELPGQPLNNYHMKTLVSYECEKHPRESDWDESCLGDRLNGILLQLISCLQCRRCPHYFLPNLDLFQGKPHSALENAAKQTWRLAREILTNPKSLEKL, from the coding sequence ATGATCGCGGCCCAGGCCAAGCTGGTGTACCACCTCAACAAATACTACAACGAGAAATGCCAAGCCAGGAAAGCTGCCATCGCCAAGACGATCCGCGAGGTCTGCAAAGTGGTGTCGGACGTGCTGAAGGAGGTGGAGGTGCAGGAGCCACGCTTCATCAGCTCCTTGAACGAGATGGACAATCGCTACGAGGGCTTGGAGGTCATCTCCCCCACGGAGTTCGAGGTCGTGCTCTACCTCAACCAGATGGGGGTTTTCAACTTCGTGGACGACGGGTCGCTGCCGGGCTGCGCCGTGCTGAAGCTGAGCGACGGGCGCAAGAGGAGCATGTCCCTCTGGGTGGAGTTCATCACGGCGTCCGGCTACCTCTCGGCCCGCAAGATCCGCTCCCGCTTCCAGACGCTGGTGGCCCAAGCCGTGGATAAGTGCAGCTACAGGGACGTGGTAAAGATGGTGGCGGACACCAGCGAAGTGAAACTGCGGATCCGAGACCGATACGTGGTGCAGATCACTCCGGCTTTTAAATGCACGGGGATCTGGCCGCGCAGTGCTGCCCACTGGCCGCTTCCCCACATCCCCTGGCCGGGACCCAACCGGGTAGCAGAGGTCAAGGCTGAAGGGTTCAACCTCTTATCGAAGGAGTGCCACTCGCTGGCCGGCAAGCAGAGCTCCGCCGAGAGCGACGCCTGGGTGCTGCAGTTCGCGGAAGCGGAGAACAGACTGCAGATGGGCGGCTGCAGAAAGAAATGCCTCTCTATCCTCAAAACCTTACGGGACCGTCATCTGGAGCTGCCGGGCCAGCCCCTGAATAATTATCACATGAAGACTCTGGTTTCATACGAGTGTGAAAAGCATCCCCGGGAATCGGACTGGGACGAGTCGTGCCTGGGGGATCGGCTCAACGGGATTTTACTGCAACTcatctcctgcctgcagtgcaggaGGTGCCCGCACTACTTCTTGCCTAATTTAGACCTGTTTCAGGGCAAACCTCATTCCGCCCTGGAAAACGCAGCCAAACAGACGTGGCGACTGGCTAGGGAAATACTCACCAACCCGAAAAGTTTGGAAAAACTTTAG